From the genome of Leishmania braziliensis MHOM/BR/75/M2904 complete genome, chromosome 26, one region includes:
- a CDS encoding putative protein kinase, producing the protein MESSRSTGDLLTPGALWQEETAVLVCGGRRCGRRFNRLFCPKHHCRWCGRVYCDTCAPKRAMYKQQLLRKCNQCRLPVVFRHSWNARTGAMDCAPFECIIGYLTPRSITALLQSCYTMMSEFPVCGYPFYKSIQQRFPSFYPGAQIGRGTFGTVFKCEDRTATDRRRAILKCISKRTNLTYTRWIGALTELRILESVNHPNVAHLLGAFQTREDLVIVMEAGEGGTARRAAACMREYGQAATEAFTANIIEGVAAGLDYLYREKHIIHRDIKLDNIVLSADYSTPMIIDFGLAEFVVNEEGQWYVVGGTRNYAAPESIAAVANGHIDMKEPGITMHKGDLFSLGVVAYYLLSGQRPFHSRSFDKMHEEMRRGVACAGPLWDGISTDARELVQALLSYSPAQRPDYAAIKENAFITGRTPGVKSIQMQRNARLLLDEKETHAEWVTLEPSDVKEGADEWESEVLLPLSTSQRWYHAYLPRFSRFHS; encoded by the coding sequence ATGGAGTCGAGTCGAAGCACCGGCGATCTTTTGACACCCGGCGCGTTATGGCAAGAGGAGACCGCCGTCCTTGTGTGCGGCGGCCGAcgctgcggccgccgctTCAACCGACTCTTCTGCCCCAAACACCACTGCCGGTGGTGCGGCCGTGTGTACTGCGACACCTGTGCGCCGAAACGGGCGATGTacaagcagcagctcttgCGCAAGTGCAACCAGTGTCGACTGCCGGTCGTCTTTCGACACTCGTGGAACGCCCGCACCGGCGCGATGGACTGCGCCCCCTTCGAGTGCATCATTGGGTACCTCACACCGCGCAGCATCACGGCGCTCCTGCAGAGCTGCTACACGATGATGTCCGAGTTCCCCGTATGCGGTTACCCGTTCTACAAGTCGATTCAGCAGcgctttccctccttttACCCCGGCGCACAAATCGGTCGCGGCACCTTCGGCACAGTGTTCAAGTGCGAAGACCGCACCGCCACGGACCGCAGGCGCGCAATTCTCAAGTGCATCAGTAAACGCACGAACTTGACGTACACGCGGTGGATCGGTGCCCTCACGGAGCTGCGGATACTCGAGTCGGTGAATCACCCCAACGTGGCGCACCTTCTCGGAGCCTTCCAGACCCGTGAGGACTTAGTCATTGTTATGGAGGCGGGCGAGGGCGGCACGGCGCGGCGGGCGGCTGCGTGCATGCGCGAGTACGGCCAAGCCGCCACAGAGGCGTTCACTGCGAACATTATCGAAGGTGTCGCCGCTGGCCTCGACTACCTCTACCGGGAGAAGCACATCATCCATCGCGATATCAAGCTGGACAACATCGTGTTGTCAGCGGACTACAGCACACCGATGATAATCGACTTTGGCCTTGCCGAGTTTGTTGTTAACGAGGAGGGGCAGTGGTACGTTGTGGGCGGGACGCGCAACTACGCCGCGCCAGAGAGCATCGCCGCGGTGGCAAATGGGCATATTGATATGAAGGAGCCCGGGATCACGATGCACAAGGGCGACCTCTTCAGCCTCGGTGTTGTTGCTTATTACCTTCTCTCGGGCCAACGGCCCTTTCACAGCAGAAGCTTTGACAAGATGCACGAGGAGATGCGGCGTGGTGTCGCCTGCGCAGGTCCGCTCTGGGACGGCATCTCCACCGATGCACGGGAGCTtgtgcaggcgctcctgTCGTACAGCCCTGCGCAGCGGCCGGACTACGCTGCCATCAAGGAGAACGCCTTCATCACGGGGCGCACTCCGGGTGTGAAGTCGATTCAGATGCAGCGGAACGCGCGGCTCCTCTTGGACGAGAAGGAGACTCATGCCGAGTGGGTGACGCTCGAGCCGTCGGACGTGAAGGAGGGGGCCGACGAGTGGGAgagcgaggtgctgctgcccctgtCGACTTCCCAGCGGTGGTACCACGCCTACCTGCCTCGCTTTTCTCGGTTCCACTCGTGA
- a CDS encoding putative protein kinase yields MAAPVTDPTKIIGRELHLDRLIGSGGFGEVYLAVRTKLATNPKHNFTFPAECVVKVMRRGLCTEEDVAAMNREVATLSSMDHPYIVPYIGAWVEAARGKFFGCYCLAMRYCEGGDLHGFIAHFIKNHRLPPVDVAVRIMAQVFSALNYSHSRRLIHRDIKPGNVFLTLQKSGMPDKAMVGDYGLVRSLDATRQLVKTRVGTPTYISPEIAAGEAYSTKTDIFSAGTMFYELLSLHRPFWKRMMTDQQLFREVLHRDPMPQFRAYTSAVYGTALADVIEACLTKHEDSRATAYDVLVRLTSPITAYVLKYAIPVYPEKDALTAASSPHPPAASCAPDSLASLTKADGAAVTVRQRLERLFLIHKGTTVCARLTRLLSHNPELLFQVRVLVACRSDNTDHLENGLAELLWAFPDTEVPFQEVVDLVMCDYRKLAE; encoded by the coding sequence ATGGCAGCCCCTGTCACGGATCCGACTAAGATCATCGGCCGCGAGCTTCACCTCGACCGCCTcatcggcagcggtggcttcGGTGAAGTGTATTTGGCCGTTCGCACCAAACTGGCAACGAATCCAAAGCACAATTTTACGTTCCCTGCGGAATGTGTTGTGAAGGTGATGCGGCGTGGGCTCTGCACGGAGGAAGATGTGGCCGCCATGAATCGTGAGGTGGCGACGCTAAGCTCCATGGACCACCCGTACATCGTTCCCTACATCGGTGCTTGGGTGGAGGCAGCGCGGGGCAAATTCTTTGGCTGCTACTGTCTGGCCATGAGGTACTGCGAGGGCGGAGACCTGCACGGGTTTATTGCCCACTTTATCAAGAATCACCGCCTACCCCCTGTTGACGTTGCTGTACGCATCATGGCGCAAGTGTTCTCCGCCCTCAACTACAGCCACTCACGCCGACTCATCCACCGCGACATCAAGCCGGGTAATGTGTTTCTGACTCTTCAGAAGAGTGGGATGCCGGACAAGGCGATGGTGGGAGACTACGGCCTTGTGCGCTCCCTCGATGCGACGCGGCAGCTTGTTAAGACGCGTGTGGGGACGCCGACGTACATCTCACCTGAGATTGCTGCTGGCGAGGCGTACAGCACCAAGACGGACATCTTTTCGGCAGGCACGATGTTCTACGAGCTACTATCGCTACATCGTCCCTTCTGGAAGCGGATGATGACGGACCAGCAACTCTTCCGTGAAGTGCTGCACCGAGATCCCATGCCGCAGTTTCGCGCGTACACGAGTGCCGTCTACGGCACTGCGCTGGCCGACGTGATCGAGGCGTGCCTTACGAAGCATGAGGACAGCAGGGCGACTGCCTACGACGTACTTGTCCGTCTTACCTCACCTATCACTGCGTACGTCCTCAAATATGCGATTCCTGTGTACCCAGAGAAGGACGCATTGACTGCAGCTTCTTCGCCGCACCCGCCTGCCGCGTCTTGCGCACCGGACTCTCTCGCATCTCTTACCAAGGCAGATGGCGCAGCTGTCACGGTGCGTCAACGCCTAGAGCGTCTGTTCCTCATCCACAAGGGGACCACTGTGTGTGCCAGGCTCACGCGTCTGCTCTCGCACAATCCTGAGCTCCTCTTCCAAGTACGCGTCCTAGTCGCCTGCCGCAGTGACAACACCGACCATCTGGAGAATGGCTTGGCGGAGCTTCTCTGGGCGTTTCCAGACACTGAGGTACCCTTTCAGGAGGTAGTCGATCTGGTCATGTGTGACTACCGCAAACTTGCGGAGTAA
- a CDS encoding putative serine/threonine protein phosphatase, translated as MSRTAQVATIKSGAEVCTSGVNGQLEEEEAEIVVSSVSNHAGQVERMLLTERGDPSVPPPNWEALCSSALFDENGKTRPEVVREHFRREGLLQEADALAIITKCALIWRDEPNVLHLDDPVVITGDIHGQFFDLLNLLSIGGDPSEQKYIFLGDYVDRGCFGMEVILLLMCYKICYPSTIVMLRGNHESRHLTAYFNFKREVLYKYSIAVYNAMMSAFDCMPLACILNNRFLCVHGGLSPELKRISDISAIHRFREPPSSGPMCDLLWADPLDEKEEDPAAPQLFVPNTTRGCSYVYSNTAVCRFLQENSLITVIRGHEAQNEGYHLYKKTGRGFPAVICIFSAPNYCDTYNNRAAIVKLSRNIMSICQFNSSPHPYYLPNFMNAFTWSLPFVEEKLLDIGANVLHLIGVNGDHILVDEVKGMAAQGPGGNAESSDDSGVEQRGEHIRKKVLEMKKLSRMFCTLGAEKEGIGQLKGLAGGTPPCGSSDVQAAISDFQHSKDMDAVNERWPDSPLEDDAALQLNVATKALQCGVLEHQQQASHTWTP; from the coding sequence ATGTCACGCACTGCGCAAGTTGCTACCATCAAATCTGGCGCCGAGGTGTGCACCTCTGGCGTCAACGGCCaactggaggaggaggaggcggagatcGTCGTCAGCTCCGTGTCGAACCATGCCGGTCAGGTGGAGCGCATGCTTCTCACAGAGCGCGGCGATCCGTCCGTGCCCCCGCCGAATTGGGAAGCGTTGTGCAGCTCTGCACTCTTTGACGAGAACGGAAAGACGCGTCCTGAGGTGGTGCGCGAGCACTTCcggagggaggggctgctgcaggaggcggatGCCCTTGCGATTATTACCAAGTGCGCACTGATATGGCGAGACGAGCCGAACGTGCTGCACCTTGATGATCCGGTGGTCATCACTGGCGATATTCACGGCCAATTTTTTGACTTACTGAACCTCCTCTCCATCGGCGGCGACCCGTCCGAGCAGAAGTATATCTTTCTGGGAGACTATGTGGACCGTGGGTGCTTCGGGATGGAGGTGAttctgctgctgatgtgctaCAAGATCTGCTACCCCAGCACCATTGTCATGCTGCGCGGCAACCACGAGAGTCGCCACCTGACGGCGTACTTTAACTTCAAGCGCGAGGTGCTGTACAAGTACTCTATCGCCGTGTACAATGCTATGATGTCCGCCTTCGATTGCATGCCGCTTGCGTGCATCCTCAATAACCGATTCCTGTGCGTGCACGGCGGCTTGTCGCCGGAGCTGAAGCGGATCTCGGACATTAGTGCGATTCACCGCTTCCGCGAGCCGCCGTCGTCTGGACCGATGTGCGACCTGCTGTGGGCAGACCCGCTGGacgagaaagaggaggaccCTGCGGCGCCACAGCTCTTCGTGCCCAACACAACCCGCGGCTGTTCCTATGTCTACAGCAACACCGCTGTCTGCAGGTTCCTGCAGGAGAACAGCCTCATCACTGTCATCCGCGGCCACGAAGCCCAGAATGAGGGCTACCACTTGTACAAGAAGACAGGCAGGGGGTTTCCCGCGGTGATTTGCATCTTTTCCGCGCCGAACTACTGCGACACGTACAACAACCGCGCCGCAATCGTGAAGCTGAGCCGCAATATCATGAGCATCTGCCAGTTCAACAGCAGCCCCCACCCCTACTACCTGCCCAACTTCATGAATGCCTTCACTTGGTCGCTGCCGTTCGTCGAGGAGAAGCTGCTCGACATTGGGGCAAACGTCTTGCACCTCATCGGTGTAAACGGAGATCACATTCTCGTGGACGAAGTGAAGGGGATGGCCGCACAGGGACCTGGGGGGAACGCAGAAAGTAGCGATGATAGCGGCGTGGAGCAGCGGGGCGAGCACATTCGCAAAAAAGTACTGGAAATGAAGAAGCTCTCCCGCATGTTTTGCACATTGGGCGCGGAAAAAGAGGGCATTGGTCAGCTCAAGGGACTGGCAGGTGGCACGCCACCGTGTGGCTCAAGTGATGTACAGGCGGCCATCAGCGACTTTCAGCACTCGAAGGATATGGATGCTGTGAATGAGCGCTGGCCGGATTCTCCGCTCGAGGACGACGCTGCACTGCAGTTGAATGTGGCGACCAAAGCCCTTCAGTGTGGCGTCCTtgagcaccagcagcaggcgaGCCATACGTGGACGCCTTAA